The following proteins are co-located in the Rippkaea orientalis PCC 8801 genome:
- a CDS encoding efflux RND transporter periplasmic adaptor subunit produces MEAPIIGKLNRPLPWILALMTGGVLLVGVTTYKMVETPSEQVELNKLTVPVERETLPIEIEASGTVEPIESVNISPKTPGRLVRLLVEQGMPVKEGQVLAVMENTEIRAQGKQAQANYGQAMATLESAKIRIPNEINQAQTRFMQAQAQLEAAKANLEQAKQRIPKDVEQLQAQLIAAQSRAQLASSRVTRNRELKNEGAITEDSFDAVLNEAYNAQANVREIAQKLEQAKNTAPPEIGQLQQVIYQAEAALMDAKLALEERKNTAQTEIAQLEAAAAAAQAEVERIVIQFQDTAIRAPFDGIVTQKYANVGAFVTPTTSASSTASATSSSILALARGLEVVAKVPEVDIGRLQRGQPVRIMADAYPNDTFEGQVIRIAPEAIVDQNVTSFEVTIGLITGRDKLKSKMNVDVTFLGQQLSDALVIPTVAIVTQEGETGVMVPDAENNPEFKPVSIGLVLDDKTEILSGLEPGERVFIDLPKPKEKKP; encoded by the coding sequence ATGGAAGCCCCTATCATCGGTAAACTCAATCGTCCCCTACCTTGGATTTTAGCCCTCATGACCGGTGGCGTTCTACTGGTGGGGGTAACAACCTATAAAATGGTCGAAACCCCTTCCGAACAAGTCGAACTCAACAAGTTAACCGTCCCCGTCGAACGAGAAACCCTACCGATAGAAATTGAAGCAAGCGGAACCGTAGAACCGATTGAAAGTGTCAATATTAGCCCCAAAACCCCTGGAAGATTAGTTAGACTCCTGGTAGAACAGGGAATGCCCGTCAAAGAAGGGCAAGTTCTTGCAGTGATGGAAAATACCGAAATCAGAGCCCAAGGAAAGCAAGCGCAAGCTAATTACGGACAAGCGATGGCTACCCTCGAATCCGCTAAAATTCGTATTCCTAATGAAATTAACCAAGCGCAAACCCGCTTTATGCAAGCCCAAGCACAGCTAGAAGCAGCTAAAGCGAATTTAGAGCAAGCAAAACAAAGGATTCCCAAAGATGTTGAGCAACTGCAAGCCCAATTGATTGCGGCTCAATCGAGAGCACAATTAGCTTCCTCCCGTGTGACTCGTAATCGAGAATTGAAGAATGAAGGGGCGATTACGGAGGATAGTTTTGACGCAGTGCTTAATGAGGCCTATAATGCCCAAGCTAATGTCAGAGAAATTGCGCAAAAGCTAGAACAAGCCAAAAATACGGCTCCCCCAGAAATTGGTCAACTTCAACAGGTCATTTATCAAGCTGAAGCGGCTCTCATGGATGCCAAACTTGCTCTAGAAGAACGTAAAAATACCGCTCAAACTGAAATTGCTCAACTCGAAGCAGCAGCAGCAGCAGCCCAAGCAGAAGTCGAAAGAATCGTTATCCAGTTCCAAGATACCGCCATTCGGGCTCCGTTTGATGGTATTGTCACCCAAAAATACGCCAATGTTGGGGCGTTTGTTACTCCCACTACTTCCGCTTCGAGTACTGCTTCGGCGACTTCGAGTTCTATTTTAGCCTTAGCGCGAGGGTTAGAAGTAGTGGCCAAAGTTCCTGAAGTGGATATCGGACGCTTACAACGGGGACAGCCGGTCAGAATTATGGCTGATGCCTATCCTAATGACACTTTTGAAGGCCAAGTTATTCGGATTGCTCCAGAAGCGATTGTTGACCAAAATGTTACCTCGTTTGAAGTCACCATTGGCTTGATTACAGGACGGGATAAACTCAAGTCTAAAATGAATGTAGATGTTACGTTTTTAGGGCAACAATTGAGTGATGCGTTGGTTATTCCTACCGTTGCTATTGTTACCCAAGAAGGCGAAACGGGAGTCATGGTTCCCGATGCAGAAAATAACCCCGAATTTAAACCCGTTAGTATTGGATTAGTGTTAGATGATAAAACGGAAATTCTGTCAGGATTAGAACCCGGAGAACGGGTTTTTATTGATTTACCTAAACCCAAAGAAAAGAAACCTTAA
- a CDS encoding ABC transporter permease, which translates to MNFLESFKMATAMLAANKLRTSLTMLGIVIGNASVIATIGIGQGTQKLANQQLETLGPNILFVMPGNQQGRRTTLNLPKTLVLEDAKAIASQVPSIKQVAPEINQRQLISYGNQKTNATLSGTTPEFSSVRNFQIATGRFINEIDLKRNKRVAVIGSEVSNTLFKRRSAIGEQIRIKNIGFQVIGVLEPKGSFFGTNQDETVLIPLTTMAYQIVGRTSPYGVQLSVIHIEAKDTDSVRAAKFQIENLLRLRHNITNEDDFGVQTSKQMLSIVGNVTSALTLMLVAIAGISLIVGGIGVMNIMLVSVSERTQEIGLRKALGATQSDILIQFLIEAVIISLSGGIIGILSGVSIMALVGLITPLSPVVSSGAILLSLGISGGVGLGFGVLPARRAAKLDPIVALRST; encoded by the coding sequence ATGAATTTTCTAGAAAGTTTCAAAATGGCAACGGCAATGTTAGCCGCAAATAAATTGCGGACTAGCTTAACTATGTTGGGTATTGTCATTGGTAATGCTTCGGTTATTGCGACCATTGGGATTGGACAAGGAACCCAAAAACTGGCTAATCAACAATTAGAGACGTTAGGTCCTAATATACTGTTTGTCATGCCTGGAAACCAGCAAGGTCGCCGAACGACGCTAAATCTTCCTAAAACTTTAGTGTTAGAAGATGCAAAAGCGATCGCATCTCAAGTTCCTAGTATTAAACAAGTTGCCCCAGAAATCAACCAAAGACAATTAATTTCTTACGGGAATCAAAAGACTAACGCTACCCTAAGTGGGACAACGCCTGAATTTTCATCGGTGCGGAATTTTCAGATAGCCACAGGACGATTTATTAATGAAATTGATCTCAAACGGAATAAACGAGTAGCCGTTATTGGGTCAGAAGTTTCTAATACTTTATTCAAAAGACGTAGTGCCATTGGTGAACAAATCCGCATAAAAAATATTGGTTTTCAAGTAATAGGCGTTCTAGAACCCAAAGGGTCTTTTTTTGGAACCAATCAAGACGAAACCGTTTTAATTCCTCTGACAACAATGGCCTATCAAATTGTTGGACGCACTTCTCCCTATGGAGTTCAATTAAGTGTGATTCATATCGAAGCAAAAGATACCGATAGTGTCCGCGCTGCTAAATTCCAAATTGAGAACCTTTTGCGCTTAAGACATAATATTACCAACGAGGATGATTTCGGCGTACAAACCTCTAAACAAATGTTGAGTATTGTGGGTAATGTCACTTCAGCTTTAACCCTCATGTTAGTTGCTATTGCCGGAATTTCTTTGATTGTTGGGGGAATTGGTGTCATGAATATTATGTTAGTTTCAGTGAGTGAACGCACTCAAGAAATTGGACTGAGAAAAGCGTTAGGGGCAACCCAAAGTGATATTTTAATTCAGTTTTTAATTGAAGCGGTTATTATTTCCCTATCGGGGGGAATTATTGGGATTCTTTCTGGTGTTAGTATTATGGCATTAGTCGGATTAATTACTCCTTTATCCCCGGTTGTTTCTTCGGGTGCTATTCTCCTCTCTTTAGGGATTTCTGGAGGGGTTGGTTTAGGGTTTGGGGTATTACCTGCCCGACGCGCTGCTAAACTTGATCCTATTGTGGCATTAAGAAGCACTTAG
- a CDS encoding BrnA antitoxin family protein has translation MSGKDLSNTSCTNWAALEAMDDEDIDYSDIPPLTEEFFEKATLRIPASQAQQLVHIEPDVLKWFQAQGVDYKALINSILRHYIENHSN, from the coding sequence ATGAGCGGCAAAGACTTGAGCAATACCTCTTGTACTAATTGGGCAGCATTAGAGGCGATGGACGATGAGGATATTGATTACTCCGATATTCCACCATTGACAGAAGAGTTTTTTGAGAAGGCTACTTTAAGAATTCCTGCGTCCCAAGCACAGCAGTTAGTTCATATTGAGCCTGATGTATTGAAGTGGTTCCAAGCCCAAGGTGTTGACTACAAAGCTTTAATTAACTCAATCTTGCGTCATTACATTGAAAACCATAGTAATTAG
- a CDS encoding BrnT family toxin, with product MQFEWDEAKNLENIRKHEIDFADVPEMFEAPMLIELDDRSNYGEDRWFGIGFLGNGVAVVVWTERQKDVIRIISARRANRYERQRLEQYLLY from the coding sequence ATGCAGTTTGAATGGGACGAGGCAAAAAATTTAGAAAATATTCGCAAGCACGAAATTGATTTTGCCGATGTTCCTGAAATGTTTGAAGCTCCAATGCTAATTGAACTAGATGACCGGTCTAATTATGGCGAAGACCGTTGGTTCGGTATCGGTTTTCTCGGTAACGGCGTAGCGGTTGTGGTTTGGACAGAACGACAAAAAGATGTAATTCGGATCATTTCAGCACGAAGGGCAAATCGATATGAGCGGCAAAGACTTGAGCAATACCTCTTGTACTAA